One part of the Rutidosis leptorrhynchoides isolate AG116_Rl617_1_P2 chromosome 1, CSIRO_AGI_Rlap_v1, whole genome shotgun sequence genome encodes these proteins:
- the LOC139885744 gene encoding probable caffeoyl-CoA O-methyltransferase At4g26220 yields MEPQKPTSYEPEGLLQTHDLYKYILETSVYPREPEPLKQLRALTAATQPWAMMGTAPDAGQMISLLLKLIGAKKTIEVGVFTGYSLLLTALTIPDDGKIVAIDLDRKTYEVGQPCIEKAGVEHKIEFIESEAKAALDKLLENHDNEGSFDFAYVDADKVNYINYHEQIIKLLKINGVVVYDNTLWLGSVARTEDSVFNDFREEIRVSTIKFNKSLAADPRIEISMVPLGDGITICRRVY; encoded by the exons ATGGAACCACAAAAGCCAACTAGTTATGAACCAGAGGGCTTGCTGCAAACTCATGATTTATACAAG TACATCCTGGAGACAAGTGTGTACCCTCGTGAACCAGAACCTTTAAAGCAGCTTCGAGCTCTTACCGCTGCTACACAACCATG GGCTATGATGGGTACAGCACCAGATGCGGGTCAGATGATCTCGCTCTTGTTAAAGCTCATTGGAGCTAAAAAGACCATAGAAGTCGGGGTTTTTACTGGTTACTCACTGCTGTTAACCGCACTAACAATTCCTGATGATGGCAAG ATTGTGGCTATAGATTTGGATCGAAAAACATACGAGGTTGGTCAACCCTGTATTGAAAAAGCCGGGGTGGAGCACAAGATTGAATTCATTGAATCCGAGGCAAAAGCAGCTCTTGATAAATTACTTGAAAAT CATGATAACGAAGGAAGCTTTGACTTTGCTTATGTGGACGCGGACAAAGTAAACTACATTAACTATCACGAGCAAATTATTAAACTGTTGAAGATCAATGGGGTTGTGGTGTATGACAACACGCTCTGGTTGGGTTCAGTTGCTCGGACTGAGGATTCGGTATTTAATGATTTTAGAGAAGAAATTAGGGTTTCCACTATCAAATTTAACAAATCACTCGCAGCTGACCCTCGTATTGAAATCTCTATGGTTCCGTTGGGTGATGGCATCACAATTTGCAGACGTGTCTATTAG